One window of Chryseobacterium sp. JJR-5R genomic DNA carries:
- a CDS encoding helix-turn-helix transcriptional regulator, whose product MKHSNMIQEKLKNIRIEKGMSQEKMAKILSTGISSYSRKENGKSKIYDDEWEKLAKALDVPVEDLKGEAVSGIVHNENPIFNDNSGNYNQYFNLPNSILENLQDYIHLLKEQNELLKKEIESYKK is encoded by the coding sequence ATGAAACACAGCAATATGATTCAGGAAAAATTAAAGAACATTCGGATAGAAAAAGGTATGTCTCAGGAAAAAATGGCAAAAATATTATCAACGGGTATTTCAAGCTACTCGCGTAAAGAAAACGGAAAATCAAAGATTTATGATGATGAATGGGAGAAGCTGGCAAAAGCGCTGGACGTTCCGGTGGAAGATCTGAAAGGGGAGGCCGTATCCGGAATAGTACATAATGAAAATCCAATTTTTAATGATAATTCAGGAAACTATAATCAGTATTTTAATTTACCAAATTCCATTTTAGAAAACCTTCAGGACTATATTCATTTATTGAAAGAACAGAATGAATTGCTGAAGAAGGAAATAGAAAGTTATAAAAAGTAA